From Pseudanabaena sp. PCC 6802, one genomic window encodes:
- the wecB gene encoding non-hydrolyzing UDP-N-acetylglucosamine 2-epimerase — translation MKPGLIHICVILGTRPEAVKLAPVVLSLRQSPAFKTTLILTGQHREMVQQVMDLFALKADYDLAIMQPKQSLTQITCGSLSGLEQLFQDLHPDMILVQGDTTTAFAAALAAFYQRIPIGHVEAGLRTDDLFNPYPEEANRRLISQIAQLHFAPTIAAVENLKRSGITAGIHNTGNTVIDALLHVSAQSPACDIPGLDWSAHRVILSTVHRRENWGQPLEDIAKAWLQILDRFPHVAVLLPLHLNPVVREPLQAILGSHPRIFLTEPLSYGQLVGAMQRCYLVMTDSGGLQEEAPSLGKPVLVLRKTTERPEAIAAGTAKLIGTETADIVAAASTLLQDEAEYNRMAQIANPFGDGKSSERILEIVKSYF, via the coding sequence GTGAAACCCGGCTTAATTCATATTTGTGTCATTTTAGGAACTCGGCCTGAAGCCGTGAAGCTAGCTCCAGTTGTCTTGAGCTTGCGGCAAAGTCCTGCGTTTAAAACCACCCTCATCCTCACGGGTCAACACCGCGAGATGGTGCAACAGGTGATGGATTTATTCGCACTCAAAGCAGATTATGACCTAGCAATCATGCAGCCCAAGCAGTCGTTAACTCAGATTACCTGTGGCAGCTTGAGCGGCTTAGAGCAATTGTTCCAGGATCTCCACCCAGACATGATTTTAGTACAGGGCGATACTACTACTGCATTTGCTGCGGCGTTAGCGGCTTTTTATCAGCGCATCCCCATCGGGCACGTAGAGGCAGGCTTGCGCACTGACGATTTATTTAATCCTTATCCCGAAGAAGCCAACCGCCGTCTCATTTCCCAAATTGCCCAGCTTCACTTTGCACCTACGATCGCCGCTGTCGAGAATCTCAAGCGCTCTGGCATTACCGCTGGCATCCACAACACTGGTAATACGGTAATCGATGCCCTCCTGCACGTATCCGCCCAGTCACCCGCCTGCGACATTCCTGGTCTGGATTGGTCGGCTCATCGCGTTATCTTATCCACGGTACATCGACGCGAAAATTGGGGACAGCCCTTAGAAGACATTGCGAAAGCGTGGTTGCAGATCCTCGATCGCTTCCCCCATGTAGCCGTATTATTACCGTTGCACCTCAACCCCGTGGTGCGCGAGCCGTTGCAGGCAATTTTGGGCAGCCATCCCCGCATTTTCCTCACCGAACCTCTCTCCTACGGTCAACTTGTAGGGGCGATGCAACGTTGCTACCTCGTGATGACCGATTCCGGCGGCTTGCAGGAAGAGGCTCCCAGCCTGGGCAAGCCCGTCCTCGTATTGCGCAAAACCACCGAACGCCCCGAAGCGATCGCCGCTGGCACGGCTAAGTTAATCGGTACCGAAACCGCAGATATAGTGGCAGCAGCCAGTACTCTCTTGCAGGATGAAGCTGAATACAACCGCATGGCACAAATTGCCAATCCGTTTGGCGATGGCAAATCCTCCGAGCGCATTCTAGAAATCGTCAAGTCATATTTTTAG
- a CDS encoding acetyl-CoA carboxylase carboxyltransferase subunit alpha: MPDRQILLDFEKPLVELESRIDQIRSLAKDNGVDVDQQIYQLEQRADQLRQEIFSSLSPMQKMQIARHPRRPSTLDYIQTITDEWLELHGDRRGNDDPAMVGGIAKLDGYSVVVLGHQKGRDTKDNVARNFGMASPGGYRKALRLMEHADRFGLPIITLIDTPGAYPGVSAEELGQGEAIAANLRNCFGLQVPIICTVIGEGGSGGALGIGVGDHLMMFEHSVYTVATPEACAAILWRDAAKAPKAAEALKITADDLKQLGIIDQVLAEPRGGAHRLPLEAAATLKAALIKNLEQISKMSVRDRQERRYQKFRKMGVFLEADL, translated from the coding sequence ATGCCCGATCGTCAAATACTACTTGATTTTGAGAAACCTTTGGTAGAGCTAGAAAGTCGCATCGATCAAATTCGCTCTCTAGCTAAAGATAATGGTGTTGATGTCGATCAACAGATCTATCAGCTCGAGCAACGTGCCGATCAACTGAGACAGGAGATCTTTAGCAGTCTGTCTCCCATGCAAAAAATGCAGATCGCACGCCATCCGCGCCGCCCCAGCACGCTCGACTACATTCAGACTATCACCGACGAATGGTTGGAGTTACACGGCGATCGCCGTGGTAACGACGATCCAGCTATGGTGGGAGGTATCGCCAAGCTAGATGGCTACTCGGTCGTAGTTTTGGGGCACCAAAAAGGGCGCGACACCAAAGACAACGTTGCTCGCAATTTTGGCATGGCTTCACCAGGAGGATATCGCAAGGCACTGCGCCTGATGGAACATGCCGATCGCTTTGGCCTACCAATTATTACCCTGATCGACACTCCAGGTGCATACCCCGGCGTATCGGCGGAGGAACTGGGACAAGGCGAAGCGATCGCCGCTAATCTCCGCAACTGTTTCGGCCTGCAAGTACCAATTATCTGCACTGTGATCGGTGAAGGTGGATCTGGCGGTGCTTTGGGTATTGGCGTGGGCGATCATCTGATGATGTTCGAGCATTCTGTGTATACTGTAGCCACACCTGAAGCCTGCGCTGCTATTCTGTGGCGCGATGCGGCAAAAGCTCCTAAAGCGGCAGAGGCACTCAAGATTACTGCCGACGACCTCAAGCAATTAGGTATTATCGATCAGGTCTTGGCCGAACCAAGAGGTGGCGCGCACCGATTGCCACTGGAAGCAGCAGCCACCCTCAAAGCAGCACTTATCAAAAACCTGGAGCAGATTAGTAAGATGAGTGTTAGAGATCGCCAGGAACGCCGCTATCAAAAGTTCCGCAAGATGGGTGTATTTCTCGAAGCAGATTTGTAG
- a CDS encoding heavy-metal-associated domain-containing protein has translation MSTIELKIPSMACSACADTITKAVKALDASATIQADLTTKLVSITTTQAESEVKGAIAAAGYAVDG, from the coding sequence ATGTCAACAATCGAGCTAAAAATTCCCTCTATGGCTTGTTCCGCCTGTGCGGATACCATTACCAAGGCAGTAAAGGCGCTGGATGCCTCTGCTACAATCCAGGCCGATCTGACCACTAAGTTAGTCAGTATTACTACAACGCAAGCCGAATCTGAGGTTAAGGGTGCGATCGCCGCCGCCGGCTACGCTGTGGATGGGTGA
- a CDS encoding ATP-binding protein, translated as MATIIGRVFATENIPSTPDTFNFWTELNSPVGIGTIVKVTVPQPSKRNFGNANATQWDIYGIVVEAHGYTDLVSALYDYIGADRSPELADIAPTQRPEIRAFKVAVLRMEPEEPMQPVPIGPVYLAEDEDVLMSMRMDEYVHKGRGIPVGVYVKGGANSPVYLDADFLLGPEAAHLNITGVSGLATKTSLVEFLLKSIFTHYYPDRSDRSVAAVFFNVKGPDLLYLDLEPAESGQLSPEEIAIYDKLEIPATPFDRVQYYAPYKPDGYNLNTLRTHPDLLHNVSPLQWGLTEIFEYTEVLLNRDDVDAKADAVLALIEEKVIRKPDPAYTLGVKVTNFQRLEEWFRQVIEEMESDNKKEWHSHHIATLYKVRNRLLNITNRCRGLVGNGDAVSDLPWGEFRKNHIYVVDVANLDPTAQDLVFTRIVSKIRESLEQNDLGVERAIIFVDELNKYAASDSGDTYLKRTLLDISERGRYLGEVLFSAQQFRSQVHKRVVGNCGTGLYGRMDMDELATPGYSNLSAAVKTKLSTLPKGELMVRHPHFTQPVFVKFPRPSVMRGQDGRQLYPPQVDMEFQEAMVYRLRQLQRHLSPAKIKDAIAGYDDDIVLQVVNKIEQQRPEDILSFCKTNLRTIPTRSNGAKVKVAPLYIPDESDDAYGD; from the coding sequence ATGGCTACAATCATTGGTCGCGTTTTTGCCACGGAAAATATCCCCAGTACGCCCGATACTTTTAATTTCTGGACGGAACTAAATTCCCCAGTGGGAATCGGCACGATCGTGAAGGTTACAGTACCGCAGCCGTCCAAACGCAATTTTGGCAATGCCAATGCCACGCAGTGGGATATCTATGGCATCGTGGTAGAAGCGCACGGTTACACGGATTTAGTCTCGGCGCTCTACGATTACATCGGTGCCGATCGCAGCCCAGAATTGGCAGATATCGCACCCACGCAAAGGCCGGAGATTCGAGCTTTTAAGGTAGCCGTCCTGCGCATGGAGCCGGAAGAACCCATGCAACCCGTTCCCATCGGCCCCGTGTACCTGGCGGAAGACGAGGACGTGCTGATGTCCATGCGCATGGATGAGTACGTGCATAAAGGCAGGGGAATTCCTGTAGGCGTATACGTCAAGGGAGGTGCCAATTCCCCCGTTTATCTCGATGCCGATTTCCTGTTGGGGCCAGAAGCGGCACATCTGAATATTACTGGCGTATCCGGCCTAGCCACGAAGACATCCTTAGTGGAATTTCTATTAAAAAGCATATTTACGCATTATTATCCCGATCGCAGCGATCGCAGCGTGGCAGCGGTATTTTTCAATGTCAAAGGCCCTGACCTCCTTTATTTAGATCTGGAGCCAGCCGAGTCTGGTCAGTTAAGCCCTGAAGAGATAGCGATCTACGATAAGTTGGAGATTCCTGCTACACCATTCGATCGCGTGCAGTACTACGCTCCCTATAAGCCTGACGGTTACAACCTGAATACACTCCGTACCCATCCCGATCTATTGCATAACGTCTCGCCACTGCAATGGGGGTTGACCGAGATTTTTGAATATACAGAGGTTTTACTCAATCGCGATGATGTTGATGCTAAGGCTGATGCCGTTTTGGCATTGATCGAAGAGAAGGTGATTCGCAAACCCGATCCTGCCTACACTCTGGGTGTCAAAGTTACTAATTTCCAGCGCCTCGAAGAGTGGTTTCGACAAGTAATTGAGGAAATGGAAAGCGACAATAAAAAAGAGTGGCACAGCCACCACATCGCGACATTGTATAAGGTGCGAAATCGCTTGCTTAACATCACTAATCGCTGTCGCGGTCTGGTTGGCAATGGCGATGCCGTAAGCGATCTGCCGTGGGGCGAGTTTCGCAAAAATCACATCTACGTCGTGGATGTGGCAAACCTCGATCCTACCGCCCAGGATTTAGTATTTACGCGCATTGTCAGTAAAATTCGCGAATCCCTCGAACAAAACGATCTGGGCGTAGAACGTGCAATTATCTTCGTCGATGAGTTAAATAAATATGCCGCTTCCGATAGCGGCGACACTTACCTGAAGCGCACTTTGCTGGATATTTCCGAGCGGGGCAGATATCTAGGCGAAGTCCTATTTTCGGCACAGCAGTTTAGATCGCAGGTACACAAGCGGGTTGTTGGTAACTGCGGCACGGGTTTGTACGGTCGTATGGATATGGACGAACTTGCTACGCCGGGCTACAGTAACCTCTCTGCGGCGGTTAAGACCAAGCTGTCGACTTTACCTAAGGGCGAGTTGATGGTGAGGCATCCCCACTTTACTCAACCTGTATTCGTGAAGTTCCCGCGTCCGTCGGTCATGCGCGGTCAAGATGGGCGACAGCTCTATCCACCGCAAGTGGATATGGAGTTCCAAGAAGCAATGGTCTATCGCTTGCGGCAGTTGCAACGCCATCTATCACCAGCCAAGATTAAAGATGCGATCGCGGGCTATGACGACGACATTGTTTTGCAGGTAGTGAACAAAATCGAACAGCAGCGACCGGAAGATATTCTCAGCTTCTGTAAAACCAATCTGCGTACTATTCCCACTCGCAGTAATGGAGCCAAGGTTAAGGTTGCCCCTCTCTACATACCAGATGAATCGGATGATGCCTATGGGGATTAA